The following proteins are co-located in the Streptomyces sp. DT2A-34 genome:
- a CDS encoding thioesterase II family protein, giving the protein MNIPDIRTLWFRGMSAPGARIRLLCFPHAGGAAVAFHDWAALAPPEIEVVAVQYPGRQDRLYDPCASTMEELADTITTALRHELTGDLPLALFGHSMGSSVAYEVARRLEDDPGRTLTHLVVSGRHRPRVPQEEAPGPVPTDTEVLDRVRLLDPEGAGLYDHPELRPVIMPALRADFGLLAKYRPAHLHRLEVPVTVCGGDRDPVCTVEDLKSWSDVTTRGLDLRVFEGGHFYLQQRKEELLAFVASQLT; this is encoded by the coding sequence GTGAACATCCCGGACATCAGGACCCTGTGGTTCCGGGGCATGAGCGCGCCCGGCGCGAGGATCCGCCTGCTGTGCTTCCCGCATGCGGGCGGAGCGGCGGTGGCCTTCCATGACTGGGCCGCGCTCGCCCCACCGGAGATCGAGGTCGTGGCGGTGCAGTACCCCGGCCGCCAGGACCGCCTGTACGACCCGTGTGCGAGCACGATGGAGGAGCTGGCGGACACGATCACGACGGCCCTGCGGCACGAACTGACCGGTGACCTGCCGTTGGCCCTCTTCGGCCACAGCATGGGTTCGTCGGTGGCGTACGAGGTGGCCCGCCGTCTGGAGGACGACCCCGGACGCACCCTCACCCACCTGGTCGTGTCGGGCCGGCACAGGCCCCGCGTCCCGCAGGAGGAGGCACCCGGCCCGGTCCCGACCGACACCGAGGTCCTGGACCGCGTCCGTCTGCTGGACCCCGAGGGCGCCGGCCTCTACGACCACCCCGAACTGCGGCCCGTGATCATGCCGGCGCTGCGCGCGGACTTCGGGCTCCTCGCCAAGTACCGTCCGGCTCACCTGCACCGGCTGGAAGTGCCGGTCACGGTGTGCGGTGGCGACCGCGACCCCGTGTGCACGGTCGAGGACCTCAAGTCCTGGTCGGACGTCACGACGAGGGGGCTGGACCTCCGGGTCTTCGAGGGCGGCCACTTCTATCTCCAGCAGCGGAAAGAGGAGTTGCTCGCGTTCGTCGCCTCGCAGCTGACCTGA
- a CDS encoding Ku protein, which produces MRSIWNGAISFGLVSIPIKVVNATESHSISFRQIHTEDGGRIRYRKFCELEDREVTQGEIGKGYEDADGSIIPISDEDLAELPIPTAKTIEIVAFVPEDRIDPLQMDAAYYLAASGAPAAKPYTLLREALKRSNKVAIAKFALRGRERLGMLRVVGDAIAMHGLLWPDEVRAPEGVAPDTGVTVRDKELDLADALMDTLGEVDLDDLHDEYREAVEEVIAAKAAGEAPPSAPEPATGGKVLDLMAALESSVRAAKESRGEEPAEVRRLPERKSARAAPKQAAGKKSTATKKTAAKKTAAAKKSTSKTAQGTKKTAAKSTAKSTAKQSTAKTAKSAKKTAARKRSA; this is translated from the coding sequence GTGCGATCCATCTGGAACGGCGCCATCTCCTTCGGCCTGGTCAGCATCCCGATCAAGGTGGTGAACGCGACCGAGAGCCACTCGATCTCCTTCCGCCAGATCCACACCGAGGACGGCGGCCGGATCCGCTACCGCAAGTTCTGCGAACTGGAGGACCGCGAGGTCACCCAGGGCGAGATCGGCAAGGGATACGAGGACGCGGACGGCTCGATCATCCCCATCTCCGACGAGGACCTGGCCGAGCTGCCGATCCCGACCGCGAAGACGATCGAGATCGTGGCCTTCGTCCCGGAGGACCGGATCGACCCGCTCCAGATGGACGCGGCGTACTACCTCGCCGCGAGCGGCGCCCCGGCCGCCAAGCCGTACACCCTGCTGCGCGAGGCGCTCAAGCGCAGCAACAAGGTCGCCATCGCCAAGTTCGCGCTGCGCGGCCGGGAACGGCTGGGCATGCTCCGGGTCGTCGGTGACGCCATCGCCATGCACGGCCTGCTCTGGCCCGACGAGGTCCGCGCCCCGGAGGGCGTCGCCCCCGACACCGGTGTCACCGTCCGTGACAAGGAACTCGACCTCGCGGACGCCCTGATGGACACGCTCGGCGAGGTCGACCTCGACGATCTGCACGACGAGTACCGCGAGGCCGTCGAGGAGGTCATCGCCGCGAAGGCGGCCGGCGAGGCCCCGCCCTCCGCGCCCGAACCCGCCACCGGCGGCAAGGTCCTCGACCTCATGGCGGCGCTGGAGAGCAGCGTGCGTGCGGCGAAGGAGTCGCGCGGCGAGGAGCCGGCGGAGGTCAGACGTCTGCCGGAGCGCAAGTCGGCCAGGGCGGCCCCGAAGCAGGCGGCGGGCAAGAAGTCGACGGCGACGAAGAAGACGGCGGCGAAGAAGACGGCGGCGGCCAAGAAGTCCACGTCGAAGACGGCCCAGGGGACGAAGAAGACGGCGGCGAAGAGCACGGCGAAGAGCACGGCGAAGCAGAGCACGGCCAAGACCGCGAAGAGCGCCAAGAAGACGGCGGCCCGCAAGCGCAGCGCGTGA
- the ligD gene encoding non-homologous end-joining DNA ligase: MTPITEVEGRRLALSNLEKVLYPAAGFAKGEVLHYYATIADVLLPHLRDRPVSFLRYPDGPDGQVFFTKNVPPGTPEWVTTAEVPRAEGPARMVLVQDLPSLMWAANLVTEFHTPQWLIDAPGEADRLVFDLDPGSPATVVECCEVALWLRERLAADGIEAYAKTSGSKGLHLAAAIRPASSEQATEYAKELAVEAEKAMPRLVIHRMTKSLRPGKVFVDWSQNAARKTTATPYTLRARRAPTVSAPVTWEEVQDCRSPRSLTFLAPDLAPRVQDYGDLLAPLLDTDRAGALPDI, encoded by the coding sequence ATGACGCCGATCACAGAGGTGGAGGGACGGCGGCTCGCGCTCAGCAACCTGGAGAAGGTGCTGTATCCGGCGGCCGGGTTCGCCAAGGGCGAGGTGCTGCACTACTACGCGACCATCGCCGACGTACTGCTGCCGCATCTGCGCGACCGGCCGGTGTCCTTCCTGCGCTACCCGGACGGGCCGGACGGACAGGTGTTCTTCACCAAGAACGTGCCGCCGGGTACGCCCGAGTGGGTCACCACCGCCGAGGTGCCCCGTGCGGAGGGGCCGGCGCGGATGGTGCTGGTGCAGGATCTGCCCTCGCTGATGTGGGCGGCCAACCTCGTCACGGAGTTCCACACCCCCCAGTGGCTGATCGACGCGCCCGGCGAGGCCGACCGGCTGGTCTTCGACCTCGACCCCGGCTCGCCCGCCACCGTGGTCGAGTGCTGCGAGGTCGCCCTCTGGCTGCGGGAACGGCTGGCCGCCGACGGCATCGAGGCCTACGCCAAGACCTCCGGCTCGAAGGGCCTCCACCTCGCCGCCGCCATCCGGCCGGCCTCCTCCGAGCAGGCCACCGAGTACGCCAAGGAACTCGCCGTGGAGGCCGAGAAGGCCATGCCCCGGCTCGTGATCCACCGGATGACGAAGAGCCTGCGGCCCGGCAAGGTCTTCGTCGACTGGAGCCAGAACGCCGCCCGCAAGACCACGGCCACGCCCTACACCCTGCGCGCCCGCCGCGCCCCCACCGTGTCCGCGCCGGTCACCTGGGAGGAGGTACAGGACTGCCGCTCCCCCCGCTCCCTGACCTTCCTCGCCCCGGACCTGGCCCCACGGGTCCAGGACTACGGCGACCTGCTGGCACCGCTCCTGGACACGGACCGGGCGGGCGCGCTGCCGGATATTTAG
- a CDS encoding nuclease-related domain-containing protein: MSGLRVIPTWRHGRERLYVCLTDGRNLAWYDREAARINLLSDDRREEVLEALGPFVTGPVTVGPPPVPTPAELARLSLHPDDDLAPNRPGEALIVSLDRDPARSHRLRRPEPRLRALTAEQTVGEALDRLDGAGWHALHSIPLPGGDRIHHLVIGPGGLFVLHSLYARKQKVTVADPMVSLGRREPYPLLRRVRADADRASYALTAEVRPVLVLVGPADVAIPGPLREVRVLRDAEVEGLARLGGLLKPADVEALHAMARDRRVWGAPG, translated from the coding sequence ATGAGCGGACTGCGCGTCATACCGACCTGGCGGCACGGCCGGGAGCGGCTCTACGTCTGCCTCACGGACGGGCGGAACCTCGCCTGGTACGACCGTGAGGCCGCCAGGATCAACCTGCTCAGCGACGACCGCCGGGAGGAGGTGCTGGAGGCGCTCGGCCCCTTCGTCACCGGACCGGTGACCGTGGGCCCGCCGCCGGTCCCCACACCCGCCGAGCTGGCCCGGCTGTCCCTGCACCCGGACGACGACCTCGCGCCCAACCGCCCCGGCGAGGCGCTCATCGTCTCCCTCGACCGGGATCCGGCCCGCTCCCACCGGCTGCGCCGCCCCGAGCCGCGGCTGCGGGCGCTGACCGCGGAGCAGACGGTCGGCGAGGCGCTGGACCGGCTGGACGGTGCGGGCTGGCACGCGCTGCACTCCATTCCGCTTCCCGGCGGCGACCGCATCCACCATCTGGTGATCGGGCCGGGTGGGCTGTTCGTGCTGCACAGCCTGTACGCCCGTAAGCAGAAGGTGACCGTCGCCGATCCGATGGTCTCCCTCGGGCGCCGCGAACCGTATCCCCTGCTGCGCCGCGTCCGCGCCGACGCCGACCGCGCCTCGTACGCCCTGACCGCGGAGGTCCGCCCGGTCCTCGTGCTGGTCGGGCCGGCCGACGTGGCGATACCCGGGCCGTTGCGGGAGGTCCGGGTGCTCAGGGACGCGGAGGTGGAGGGGCTGGCTCGGCTGGGTGGGTTGTTGAAGCCGGCGGATGTGGAGGCGCTGCATGCGATGGCGAGGGACCGGCGCGTGTGGGGTGCCCCCGGCTGA
- a CDS encoding dual specificity protein phosphatase family protein, translated as MRTRRKQPDVPAPDSPWSEIVTGLWMGGHEFRGSSGQLEFAVVQDEFDLVQTLLRLPGHGPDPGVEHHVWPIPDGPLDGTQLAGVIRLAEAACEALDEGRRVLVRCYHGYNRSGLVIAHALIRRSHSAEQAIRLIRSRRSPWALHNDLFVDYLRAGLSTARLLEELAE; from the coding sequence TTGCGTACCCGCAGGAAGCAACCCGACGTACCGGCTCCGGACAGCCCGTGGAGCGAGATCGTGACCGGCCTGTGGATGGGCGGGCACGAGTTCCGGGGTTCGTCGGGACAACTGGAGTTCGCCGTCGTACAGGACGAGTTCGATCTCGTACAGACTCTGCTGCGCCTGCCGGGGCACGGGCCCGATCCCGGGGTCGAGCACCATGTGTGGCCGATTCCCGACGGGCCGCTGGACGGGACCCAGCTGGCCGGGGTGATACGGCTGGCGGAGGCGGCGTGCGAGGCGCTGGACGAGGGCCGCAGGGTCCTCGTTCGCTGTTACCACGGGTACAACCGCTCGGGGCTCGTCATCGCGCACGCCCTGATCCGCCGGAGCCACTCCGCCGAGCAGGCGATCCGGCTGATACGCTCCCGCCGCTCTCCGTGGGCCCTGCACAACGACCTGTTCGTCGACTACCTCCGGGCCGGCCTGTCGACCGCCCGGCTCCTCGAGGAACTCGCCGAGTAA
- a CDS encoding HAMP domain-containing sensor histidine kinase, with protein MRLALPQWAGTLAVKAAAFITVMCCALAALLGILVHVSVTNQTVGQARDLALSRLEDATAAFEAGDPLGHRVSLDPPELPESLRELAWAGERGTMVADHHGRPTMWAAGPVDGERALAVEVDYSQQARTIEGLDRAILWSSVLAIGATLLVGAFAVTRVTRRLHTTAQVARRISGGDLDARVDDPRTKDPTRPQDEVAAVAAALDSMASSLQSKLLSEQRFTADVAHELRTPLTGLHAAAELLPPGRPTELVRDRVAALRTLTEDLLEISRLDTGRERLESDTEPLAALAERVVRGSGTDTEVVVVRDAVVETDRRRLERVLGNLVANAHKHGRGPVSLTVDGPVVTVRDHGAGYPEYLLAHGPQRFRTEGGAKGHGLGLTIALGQAEVLGARLTFANAADGGAVATLTLR; from the coding sequence ATGAGACTCGCGCTCCCCCAGTGGGCCGGCACGCTCGCCGTGAAGGCCGCCGCCTTCATCACGGTGATGTGCTGCGCGCTCGCGGCGCTGCTCGGCATCCTCGTGCACGTCTCGGTGACGAACCAGACCGTGGGCCAGGCCCGCGACCTCGCGCTGTCCCGGCTGGAGGACGCGACGGCGGCGTTCGAGGCCGGGGACCCGCTCGGGCACCGCGTCAGCCTGGATCCGCCGGAGCTGCCGGAGTCCCTGCGGGAGTTGGCGTGGGCCGGGGAGCGCGGCACGATGGTCGCCGACCACCACGGCCGCCCCACGATGTGGGCGGCGGGGCCGGTCGACGGCGAGCGGGCCCTCGCGGTCGAGGTCGACTACTCGCAGCAGGCGCGCACCATCGAGGGGCTGGACCGGGCGATCCTGTGGTCGTCGGTGCTGGCGATCGGGGCGACGCTGCTGGTGGGCGCGTTCGCGGTGACCCGGGTGACGCGGCGGCTGCACACCACGGCCCAGGTGGCCCGGCGGATCAGCGGCGGCGACCTGGACGCGCGGGTCGACGATCCCCGTACGAAGGATCCGACCAGGCCGCAGGACGAGGTGGCCGCCGTCGCCGCCGCCCTCGACTCCATGGCGTCGTCGCTGCAGAGCAAGCTGCTGTCCGAGCAGCGGTTCACGGCGGACGTGGCGCACGAGCTGCGCACGCCGTTGACCGGGCTGCACGCGGCGGCCGAGCTGCTGCCGCCGGGGCGGCCGACGGAGCTGGTGCGGGACCGGGTGGCCGCGTTGCGCACGCTGACCGAGGATCTGCTGGAGATCTCCCGGCTGGACACCGGGCGGGAGCGGCTGGAGTCGGACACCGAGCCGCTCGCGGCGCTCGCGGAGCGGGTGGTGCGCGGGTCCGGAACCGACACGGAGGTCGTCGTCGTACGGGACGCCGTGGTGGAGACCGACCGGCGGCGCCTTGAGCGGGTGCTGGGGAATCTGGTGGCGAACGCGCACAAGCACGGGCGGGGGCCGGTGTCCCTGACCGTGGACGGGCCGGTGGTCACCGTGCGGGATCACGGGGCCGGCTACCCGGAGTACCTCCTCGCGCATGGGCCGCAGCGGTTCCGTACGGAGGGCGGAGCCAAGGGGCACGGGCTGGGGCTGACCATCGCGCTCGGGCAGGCGGAGGTACTCGGCGCACGGCTGACGTTCGCCAACGCGGCGGACGGCGGGGCCGTGGCCACGCTGACGCTCCGCTAG
- a CDS encoding SH3 domain-containing protein, whose translation MALRSRLAISIAVGALTVAAFATPAAADDEWGSGSDSGASQGDDWGGSQGDGGGGEGDGGAGGDGGGSQDWGGAGGDGGGAGGDGDEGGRRFAKGVVTANTLLLRSAPNRRSQVIRVVHKGDIVRIFCKTPGQRVQGNPLWYLLADGTWAWGAARYIDNIGPAPRWC comes from the coding sequence ATGGCCCTGCGCTCGCGCCTCGCCATATCCATAGCCGTCGGCGCTCTTACCGTCGCGGCCTTCGCCACGCCCGCTGCCGCCGATGACGAGTGGGGGTCCGGGAGCGACTCGGGTGCGTCCCAGGGCGACGACTGGGGCGGATCCCAGGGCGACGGGGGTGGAGGCGAAGGGGACGGCGGGGCCGGGGGCGACGGGGGCGGATCCCAGGACTGGGGCGGGGCCGGGGGCGACGGAGGCGGGGCCGGGGGCGACGGAGACGAGGGCGGGCGACGGTTCGCCAAGGGGGTCGTCACCGCGAACACCCTGCTGCTGCGCAGTGCGCCCAACCGGCGCAGCCAGGTGATCCGGGTCGTCCACAAGGGCGACATCGTCAGGATCTTCTGCAAGACGCCGGGCCAGCGGGTCCAGGGCAACCCCCTGTGGTACCTGCTCGCGGACGGCACCTGGGCCTGGGGTGCGGCGCGGTACATCGACAACATCGGGCCCGCGCCGCGCTGGTGCTGA
- a CDS encoding FtsW/RodA/SpoVE family cell cycle protein yields MTKAGTTGTTLVAADAPAPAVRLPRRRGIELSLIVVAVLLSVYGYCAVGLAKNGTVPPGAAGYGAGLGVLALVAHLAVRLRAPCADPLLLPIGVLLNGLGLVLIYRLDLETPGDHAAPAQLVWSTLGVALFIVVVLLLRDHRVLQRYSYVCVVAALALLTLPIFFPAVNGARIWIRIAGFSIQPGEFAKVLLAVFFAAYLAANRSALAYTGRRVLGIDRLQLPTGRVLGPIVAIWLLSVGVLILERDLGTSLLFFGLFVVLLYVATGRTGWIALGLLLAALGAVAVGQLEPHVHSRVEDWQHPFASIDAGQGPNQLAQSLFAFAAGGMFGTGLGLGHSILIGFAAKSDFILATAGEELGLAGLSAIFLLYGLLVERGYRAGLALRDPFGRLLAVGLASILALQVFVIAGGVTGLIPLTGMAMPFLAQGGSSVVTNWAMVALLIRVSDRSRSRLGVPKVEEADRTTAYDDRAEAAR; encoded by the coding sequence ATGACCAAGGCCGGAACCACCGGAACCACCCTGGTGGCAGCGGACGCGCCCGCTCCCGCCGTACGTCTCCCCCGGCGCCGTGGCATCGAACTGTCCCTGATCGTCGTGGCCGTCCTGCTCTCCGTGTACGGCTACTGCGCGGTCGGCCTCGCCAAGAACGGCACCGTCCCACCCGGTGCCGCCGGTTACGGCGCCGGGCTCGGTGTGCTCGCGCTGGTCGCCCATCTGGCGGTGCGCCTGCGCGCCCCCTGCGCCGACCCCCTGCTGCTGCCGATCGGCGTGCTGCTCAACGGCCTCGGCCTGGTCCTGATCTACCGGCTCGACCTGGAGACACCGGGCGACCACGCGGCACCCGCCCAACTCGTCTGGTCCACGCTGGGCGTGGCGCTGTTCATCGTGGTCGTGCTCCTGCTGCGCGACCATCGCGTACTCCAGCGCTACTCCTACGTCTGTGTCGTGGCCGCCCTCGCCCTCCTCACCCTGCCGATCTTCTTCCCCGCCGTGAACGGCGCCCGCATCTGGATCCGGATCGCCGGATTCTCCATCCAGCCCGGCGAGTTCGCGAAGGTGCTGCTGGCGGTGTTCTTCGCGGCGTATCTGGCCGCCAACCGCAGTGCGCTGGCGTACACGGGCCGTCGTGTCCTCGGGATCGACCGACTGCAACTGCCCACCGGGCGCGTCCTCGGCCCGATCGTCGCCATCTGGCTGCTGAGCGTGGGGGTGCTGATCCTCGAACGCGACCTCGGCACCTCACTGCTGTTCTTCGGCCTGTTCGTGGTCCTCCTCTACGTCGCCACCGGCCGCACCGGCTGGATCGCGCTCGGCCTGCTCCTCGCGGCGCTCGGGGCGGTGGCCGTCGGCCAGCTGGAGCCGCATGTGCACAGCAGGGTCGAGGACTGGCAGCACCCGTTCGCGTCGATCGACGCGGGCCAGGGCCCCAACCAGCTGGCCCAGTCCCTGTTCGCCTTCGCGGCGGGCGGCATGTTCGGCACGGGACTGGGGCTCGGCCACTCCATCCTGATCGGCTTCGCGGCCAAGTCGGACTTCATCCTGGCGACGGCCGGGGAGGAGCTGGGCCTGGCGGGCCTGTCGGCGATCTTCCTCCTCTACGGCCTGCTGGTGGAGCGCGGCTACCGGGCCGGCCTCGCGCTGCGGGACCCCTTCGGCCGGCTGCTCGCGGTGGGGCTCGCCTCGATCCTGGCGCTCCAGGTGTTCGTGATCGCGGGCGGGGTGACGGGCCTGATCCCGCTGACGGGCATGGCGATGCCGTTCCTGGCCCAGGGAGGCTCGTCGGTGGTGACCAACTGGGCGATGGTGGCGCTGCTGATCCGGGTGAGCGACCGGTCGCGCAGCCGGCTCGGCGTTCCCAAGGTCGAGGAGGCAGACCGTACGACGGCGTACGACGACCGGGCGGAGGCCGCCCGATGA
- a CDS encoding penicillin-binding transpeptidase domain-containing protein: MTRHIRHAAFFCALLLIALLVNATRLQVFEASGYDDNVANRRATFARYGQPRGDILVGREPVTGSHDTGEHLRYERTYANGPMYAPVTGYASQVYGTSLLEHTEDGVLSGTDPLLSPFPLGKGLARGRNPGGDVVTTLHRGAQEAAYEGLAGRKGAVAAIEPATGRILALVSAPSYDPSVLSGNGSSVTRSWKSLNGDADKPMLNRAVRKTYPPGSTFKVVTAAAALDSGVVQDLDEPTDSPDPYRLPGTRTSLTNESEGCEDVPLRKAFEWSCNTVFAKLGVRVGAKRMAATAAAFGFNKADLRIPFSVAESTFDPKVDRAQLALSSIGQYNTRATPLQMAMVAAAVANGGKVRSPYLVERTTRASGGTVSTAGSRPTRQAMHPSTSVRLKELMADAVREGTGTNAWIPGVTVGGKTGTAQHGLGNSGTPYAWFVSWAQGDRDLEPKVAVAVVVEDADADRGEISGGGDAAPIARAVMEAVLKSPSQDGS, encoded by the coding sequence ATGACCCGGCACATCCGGCATGCCGCGTTCTTCTGCGCCCTGCTGCTGATCGCGCTGCTCGTGAACGCCACCCGCCTGCAGGTCTTCGAGGCTTCCGGCTACGACGACAACGTCGCCAACCGCCGCGCCACCTTCGCCCGTTACGGGCAGCCGCGCGGTGACATCCTGGTCGGCCGCGAACCGGTCACCGGCTCCCACGACACCGGGGAGCACCTCCGCTACGAACGGACGTACGCCAACGGCCCGATGTACGCCCCCGTCACCGGCTACGCCTCCCAGGTGTACGGCACCTCGCTCCTGGAGCACACCGAGGACGGCGTCCTGTCCGGCACCGACCCGCTGCTCTCGCCGTTCCCGCTGGGGAAGGGCCTCGCCCGCGGCCGGAACCCCGGCGGCGACGTCGTCACCACCCTGCACCGGGGCGCGCAGGAGGCGGCGTACGAAGGGCTGGCCGGCCGCAAGGGCGCGGTGGCAGCGATCGAGCCGGCGACCGGGCGGATCCTGGCCCTGGTGTCCGCCCCCTCGTACGACCCGTCCGTACTGTCCGGGAACGGCTCGTCCGTGACCCGGTCGTGGAAGTCGCTGAACGGTGACGCGGACAAGCCGATGCTCAACCGGGCGGTGCGCAAGACGTATCCGCCGGGCTCGACCTTCAAGGTGGTGACCGCGGCGGCCGCGTTGGACTCGGGCGTGGTCCAGGACCTGGACGAGCCGACCGACTCCCCGGATCCCTACCGTCTCCCGGGCACCAGGACCTCGCTGACGAACGAGTCCGAGGGCTGCGAGGACGTTCCGCTGCGGAAAGCCTTCGAGTGGTCGTGCAACACGGTGTTCGCCAAGCTGGGTGTGCGGGTGGGGGCGAAGCGGATGGCCGCGACGGCGGCGGCCTTCGGTTTCAACAAAGCGGACCTGAGGATCCCCTTCTCGGTCGCCGAGTCCACCTTCGACCCGAAGGTGGACCGGGCTCAGCTCGCCCTGTCGTCGATCGGCCAGTACAACACGCGGGCCACTCCGCTGCAGATGGCGATGGTCGCGGCGGCCGTGGCGAACGGCGGCAAGGTGCGCTCCCCGTATCTCGTGGAGCGCACGACCCGGGCGAGCGGCGGCACGGTGTCGACGGCCGGGTCACGCCCCACCCGGCAGGCCATGCACCCATCGACGAGCGTTCGCCTGAAGGAACTGATGGCGGACGCGGTGCGCGAGGGCACCGGCACGAACGCCTGGATCCCCGGCGTGACGGTCGGCGGCAAGACCGGCACGGCCCAGCACGGCCTCGGCAACTCCGGCACGCCGTACGCCTGGTTCGTCTCCTGGGCGCAGGGCGACCGCGACCTGGAGCCCAAGGTCGCGGTCGCGGTGGTCGTGGAGGACGCGGACGCGGACCGGGGCGAGATCAGCGGGGGCGGGGACGCGGCGCCGATCGCGCGGGCGGTGATGGAGGCGGTGCTGAAGTCACCCTCGCAGGACGGCAGTTGA
- a CDS encoding nitrate- and nitrite sensing domain-containing protein produces the protein MTGNVLTTLRSIVRRPAGLPGWNSIRGRMAIVLAVPTCLLLALIGLGVADRAADWSAARGTEAHVGVLLRAQELVREVQRERGLTNGLLAGEEGYRDDVAAQRGRTDEARDALRAALDEESGALPDAAVSALRAADVPLAALTATREDVDAGTADRAATLRTYTKAVTALIDAESAGAPDGDRRIAQGVQALQALGRATEAVALERGSLNGVFAAGRFRAGEYLDFTEVRATRVAALGQFRQLAGDGEESALDGAFGTAAARRVAGYEARAERGADGSALAVAPGRWWADMTTLVDDLHDVQRAVGDDVRARAAEAGSAATRQLGGFLALAALILAVAVALAVFSARSITRPLGALADEADAVAGSRLPEAVRRIQEAGPDGPVAPEPGRPELSGGAREISRLAAALRGVEDTAVGLAAQQAVLRRTSTESLASLGRRNQSLLNRQLGLITTLESQELDPDALTELFELDHLATRMRRNAESLLVLAGEESPARSWKGTVAVADVVRSAVSEVEQYRRVAAVDIQQCGVRGHCVAELSHLLAELVENALMFSPPKQPVEVYGWRDGAEYCLAVVDRGIGMTPERMAASNAVLSGKGDSLHTAPTRFLGHHVVGALAARLGAHVELRPTQGTGVTAYVALPAVLIQEPTSTAVLRG, from the coding sequence ATGACGGGGAATGTACTGACCACCCTCCGCTCCATCGTCCGCCGCCCGGCCGGCCTTCCCGGCTGGAACTCCATCCGCGGCCGGATGGCCATCGTGCTGGCCGTTCCGACCTGTCTGCTGCTCGCCCTGATCGGGCTCGGCGTCGCCGACCGTGCCGCCGACTGGTCCGCCGCCCGGGGGACCGAGGCGCATGTCGGGGTGCTGTTGCGGGCGCAGGAGCTCGTCCGGGAGGTGCAGCGCGAACGCGGGCTGACCAACGGGCTGTTGGCGGGTGAGGAGGGGTACCGCGACGACGTCGCCGCGCAGCGCGGCCGTACCGACGAGGCACGGGACGCCCTGCGTGCCGCGCTCGACGAGGAGAGCGGTGCGCTGCCCGACGCCGCGGTCTCCGCGCTGCGGGCCGCGGATGTTCCGCTCGCCGCCCTCACCGCCACTCGCGAGGACGTCGACGCCGGCACCGCCGACCGTGCCGCCACCCTGCGGACGTACACCAAGGCCGTCACCGCCCTCATCGACGCCGAGTCGGCCGGCGCCCCGGACGGCGACCGGCGTATCGCGCAGGGCGTGCAGGCGCTCCAGGCGCTCGGCCGGGCGACGGAGGCGGTCGCTCTCGAACGCGGCTCCCTCAACGGGGTGTTCGCGGCCGGGCGGTTCCGGGCCGGTGAGTACCTCGACTTCACGGAGGTCCGGGCCACCCGGGTGGCCGCCCTGGGGCAGTTCCGGCAACTGGCGGGGGACGGCGAGGAGTCCGCGCTCGACGGCGCCTTCGGTACGGCCGCCGCGCGCCGCGTCGCCGGGTACGAGGCGCGGGCCGAGCGGGGGGCCGACGGGTCCGCTCTCGCCGTTGCCCCCGGCCGCTGGTGGGCCGACATGACGACCCTCGTCGACGATCTGCACGACGTGCAGCGGGCGGTCGGGGACGACGTCCGTGCGCGGGCCGCCGAGGCCGGTTCCGCCGCCACGCGTCAGCTCGGCGGCTTCCTCGCGCTCGCGGCGCTGATCCTCGCCGTGGCCGTCGCGCTCGCCGTCTTCTCGGCCCGCTCCATCACCCGGCCGCTGGGCGCCCTCGCCGACGAGGCGGACGCCGTCGCCGGGAGCCGGCTGCCCGAGGCCGTCCGGCGGATCCAGGAGGCCGGCCCCGACGGCCCGGTCGCGCCGGAGCCCGGGCGGCCCGAACTGTCCGGTGGCGCACGGGAGATCAGCCGTCTGGCCGCCGCCCTGCGGGGAGTCGAGGACACCGCCGTCGGCCTCGCCGCCCAGCAGGCCGTGCTGCGCCGCACCAGCACCGAGTCCCTGGCCAGTCTCGGCCGCCGCAACCAGAGCCTGCTCAACCGGCAGCTCGGCCTGATCACCACCCTGGAGAGCCAGGAGCTCGACCCGGACGCCCTCACCGAGCTCTTCGAACTCGACCACCTGGCCACCCGGATGCGCCGCAACGCCGAGTCCCTGCTGGTACTCGCCGGTGAGGAGTCGCCGGCCCGGTCCTGGAAGGGCACGGTCGCCGTCGCCGACGTGGTGCGCTCGGCCGTGTCGGAGGTCGAGCAGTACCGCAGGGTGGCCGCGGTGGACATCCAGCAGTGCGGTGTCCGCGGCCACTGCGTCGCCGAACTGTCCCACCTCCTGGCGGAGTTGGTGGAGAACGCCCTGATGTTCAGCCCGCCCAAGCAGCCCGTGGAGGTCTACGGCTGGCGGGACGGCGCCGAGTACTGCCTGGCCGTGGTGGACCGGGGGATCGGGATGACCCCGGAGCGCATGGCCGCGTCCAACGCCGTGCTGTCGGGGAAGGGCGACTCCCTGCACACCGCCCCGACCCGGTTCCTCGGTCACCACGTCGTCGGCGCCCTCGCCGCCCGCCTCGGCGCCCATGTCGAGCTCCGCCCCACCCAGGGCACGGGGGTCACCGCGTACGTCGCCCTGCCGGCCGTTCTGATTCAGGAACCGACGTCAACTGCCGTCCTGCGAGGGTGA